The following DNA comes from Frankia casuarinae.
AGGGCGTCGTCGACCGCCGCCGCTTCCAGACCGCGCACCGTCGCCAGCAGGGTCGCGGTACGCCGCGGCTCGGCGAGCTCGCGTAGCAGCGGCGCCTTGGCCGCCAGGCCGTAGCGGGCCAGCGTCGCCAGCCGGTTCGCTGGCACCCCCGACACATCCGCCGCGCCGGCGCCCACCACGATGACCTCGCCGGCCCGTGACAGCGCCCGCTCCAAGCCCGGCCCCGACGTCCGCGTCGGCCCCCGCCGCAGCCGCTCCAGCTCGCTTACCCGGGCACCCGGCGCCACCTCGAGGAGACTGCGCAGCCGTCCGGCCAACTGCGGATCGGCCTGCTCAGCCGCGACGGCGAGCTCCTGGTGCACCCGGTCGGTGGCCTCGCTGCGCACGGAGACCACCAGACGGGCCAGAACACTCACCCCTGGCAACAGCACCCGGCTACGGCGCAGCCACGCCGTGGCCTGACCGAACAGCGCCACCGGACCCTCTGCCTGCGTCCACGCCCGGCTCGCCAGGAACGCCCGCAGCTCCGTGGCTGCCTGCGGGTCGGCGAAGTCCCGGTAGCCGTAGACCGACCGGATCTCCCGAGCATGCTCATGCTGCGTCGGCAGCCGCTCGGTGTACCGCTTCACCACCGACGAGTCCGCAACGTCCAGCTGGCCCGCGAGATAGTCCACCACCACCCACGGCACCTCCAGCGGATCGCTCAGGAACGTCCCAAGGAACCGCACCGTGCCCAGCTGAACGGCGAACCCCAGACGCGAGTGCTCGCCCCGGCGCCGGACGACGAGCTCCCGGTCGGCGTCATCCAGAAAGAAGAACCGCTCCAACTCAGCCCGCACAGGTTCACCATCGAACCGCCCGTACGCCGCAACCTGCTCATCCGTCAGGAACTCCACCGGCACACACAGATCATCGACCCGGCGACCGCCAGCGACCGAACCGCCCTAACCGTTCAATCCTGCGCGGTTCTTCCTCGGACCCCTTACCGGCACCCCAAGTAGGGCGACCGCGCCAGCAGCTGGTCAGCTCGGACGCGGGGGACATGACAGCCGATCACGAGCGCTGCTTGACCTCCCACGGTTTGTCTCGCTCTCCGAACTGGACAGTGCGCCACATCGTCACCCCCGCGCCTGGCCCGATCCCCGCCTCGTTCCTGGAGCGCGTCACCCGCAACCTGGCCGACCGGGACCGCGCCGCCGGCGTGTTCGCCGGGCAGGATCCCCCCGGTACCTCTGCGAGCTGTACGGAATTGATCGCACTCTGTACCGGACCTACGACCTTCCCGCCGAACCCCGCCTGACGGGCGTGCGTGGTCTGCTCGGCGCGGCCTACCCCGCCTCCTCTCAGCCGAGTGTCCGGCCCCCGACGTCGGCGCCCGTACCCCGTACGGGCGTCTCACCCGGGCCAGAGACGGCCGGGCCGCGGCGGCCGGGCCGCGGCGGTCTGGCCGGTAGACCCGCCGGCTTCACCGGGTTACATGGTGATCTATCTAGATCATCTTCATCGGTGGGGCCGCGGTGAGTTCCCCGTCTCCGGGGGAGGCTGCGGCCGACGCCTGCCATCCTGTCCAGGGGGTGTCCTCTCCGGGGGAGGGAAAGCCCGCCGTATGATCTTCGCCGCGTCCGGCCGGGCAATACGCTCTCGAAGAGCTCCGTGTGTAGCGGTGTCGTGCACGACGCGGCCGGGAAACTCGGTCGTGTTGATGACGATGATGCGTCCGGTCTGGCCGCTTTGCTCAAGAACGGCGAGCCGGTGGCTGCTCGCCGGCGTTGTCGTTGTCGATCCATTCTGGTCGCGGAAGGCACTCGACAGCCCGGCGCGGGTGACCCAATGGCGGCCAAGAGTGTCGCGGCCGGCCTCTACGTCACGGCGTCCGCTTTCCCACCGCTGGTAGGTACGGTCGAGGAGAACTTGCTCGGATGCCTCCAGGCAGATGGCCTGTGGTGGTCCGTATCCGGCCCGACGGAACTCCGCGATACCGGCCTGCATTCCGCTTAGATCTCCGAGGGTGTTCTGCCATCCGACATTCCAGTCCTGCATCCGTGCGACGGCGGCGACTCTGTGCGCGAGATAGGTTCCTTCGGCGTTGATCAGATCATGGAGTTCGGCGGGTACGACAGGTATTCCGTCGAGGCCGTCACGTAGCTCGTGAGGGACAGGCAGAGTCCCCTGCGTAGCCAGCTCGTGTAGAAGTATGCGCATCAGCTCGTCGCGTTCGAGCATCAGTGTCCCGGACAGCTCCATCCCCTGGGCCCCGGCAGCGGTCAGGGCTGAGGATTTGCCGGCACCAGGCGGCCCGACGATCAGGCTAAGCTGTCGGCCAGGATGGGGCAGTTGGCCGTGCTGGGCGACGTGAGCTGTCAGGTAGCGGTCGACGACCCGGTCATAGATCGCGGCACGTTGCTCGCTGGGAACACCACCGGGCAGGGCCTGGTCTGCGGTGGCGTAGGGAGATCTGGTCGACAGGATCCCGCCGGGCGCAAGCAGAGTTTCCAGCGTGTGGGCGTAGCTCCGGTACTCGTCCGAGGAGGCCATCTGTCTATCAGGTCAGGTCGCTACGGTGGCGGCGTACTTGGGCGACGAGCGGCCGCGGCAGCAGGCCGGCATCACCAGCCGCCTCCACGACAGCGAAGCTGTCCGACCATGGCTGAGCCTCATCCCGGTGAGGGTCATGGGCTTGGTATGGCCAGATAGCGAGGATCTCTACCAGCCGTTCACTGGGAAGGTCGCCGCACACATACAGATCGATGACATCGGCGAGTTCCCACCGTCCCTCGTGAAGATACGGGCCGGGGGCATGCAGCCGCGCCGCGTCCAGTGCACCACGCACTGTCGGATCGCTCAGGATGACCAGGGGCAGGCCCATCGCGGCATCCTCGCGAGCCGCGGCCAGTGCTACACGGCCAAGCGAACGGTCGGCGATACGCAGTCGTGCCTGGCTTGCCGTCCGTTCCTGCCAGGCATGACGAACGCGCTCAGCCGATGACGATGAAGCAGAAGGAGTCACGAGTCGCCGTCCTGAACGTCGTCGAAACCCGTCGTCGGTAAGGCGATGAGATGGGCGGTGTCGTTGTGGGAAACCAACGTCCACCGAGCCGAGCCGATCTCGGGAGTACGGTGCACCCAGCGGGTCAAAGAAGCATGCGCCACAGTGAAGGCCACCCGCGCCGAGGACCCGGCGGGTAGACCCAGCAGCAGGGTATGCATCGCCTCGACGGTTTCCGCATGCGCGAGGATGAGAATCCGCTCGCCAGCGTGACGCGTGACGATGTTCTGCAAACAATCGGTCGCCCGGGCGAGAAACGCGTTCCAGCTCTCGGCACCGGCAGCGAACGGGCGGTCCGGCTGGTCAGCAGGACTCGAGCCGAACGCCTCCCAGATATCCGTCCACGGCTTGCCGTCGGCGTCACCATGCGCCGGGCCGGACAGACGTGGCTCAATGTGCGGCGTCAAGCCAAGGCGTGGGGAGATCACGGCGGCGGTCTCACGGACCCGTCGCCGCGGCCCGGCATACACCACATCGAACTGGCGGTCGTGGTGCATCCATTCCAGCCGCCGGCCCGCCTGGTCTACTTGGCCACGCCCCCGCAGCGTCAACCCGGTGCAGCCCCGGTCGCCGCCAGCGATGCCCGCGAGATTGCAGTGCGCCTCTCCGTGCCGAACCAGCACAACATCCGTGTCCACCCGCACCCCCGTTCCACTGCCATACATGATCAAACCGGCACAATCCGCGTTTCCAGCACACAACCCTATTACGGCCTGTGCGCACCTGCTGACTGAACGGGCCGGTGAATGCGAGTCAGGGGTTCGGAGGCCCGCGCGGCCGCGAGACCATCACCCATCCCACAGACCGACCGCTGGCGAGACAACCCGATGGACGGCGCACTGTGCGCTACCACCACCGTGATGTCATCGCGTTCGTCGAGGCTCGCCACGCCGCAGCCAGCCCCCGGACAGAGGGCGGATTGGCGTCGGCGGTTTCGCGTCCGGTTGGGGTACACCCCAACACCACACGATCAACTAGCGCGAGAAGTGTCAGGTTAGAGTCCGTCGCAGCGTTTCTTGACGTATGTCTACTTGGTTCTTAGAGTCCATCCTGACATTTCAGGGTGCGGAAGGGGTCAGGGCGGATGCGGGTCGGCTACGTCAGAGTCAGCAGTGCCGACCAGAACACGGTGAGGCAACTTGACGGGGTGGACGTCGAGCGGGTGTTCGTCGACAAGGCGTCCGGGAAGGACAGCGACCGGCCGAAGCTCGGCGAGATGATCGCGTTCGTCCGCGACGGCGACACCGTGCTCGTGCACTCGATGGACCGCCTCGCGCGCAACCTCGACGATCTGCGCAGCACCGTGCGGATGCTGACGGGCAAGGGCGTGCGGGTCGAGTTCGTCAAGGAGGGCCTGACCTTCACCGGTGAGGACTCGCCGATGGCGACCCTGCTGCTGTCGGTCATGGGCGCGTTCGCCGAGTTCGAACGCGCCCTCATCCTCGAACGCCAGCGCGAGGGCATCGCCGCCGCCAAACAGCGCGGCGTCTACACCGGCCGCAAACCCGCCCTCACCCCCGACCAGGCGCGTGATCTGCGCGAGCGCGCCGCCGGCGGCGCGCGGAAGTCCGACCTGGCCAAGGCGTTCGGCATCAGCCGCGAGACCGTGTACACCTACCTGCGGGCCGCACGCCCGGCCGGATGTGGCAGCGGATCTCCACCATCTGACTCACGTGACCGCGCCGACGGCGCTGTCACCTGCCGGTATGGGGCGGCCTGCCCGGGATCGTCGGCGACGCCGGGATCGTCGATGCAGCCGAGTCGGACGGTGACGGGGGCGACGCCGGCGTGACGCCCGCCCGGGTGGGAGGGAAAGCAGCGCCGAGCAGGCCGGCCACGGCGGGCGGACGGGCGGGGGCCGGGCGGGGCTCTGCGGGATGCTCGTAGGTACGCCGTAGGGCGCGGTCCGGCCCGTACAGCTCGCCGCGGTAGCGTGGTGGATCCTGTCCCTCGGCCGGCACTGTCCCCGCCGCGGTCGCGTTGACGTCGCCGCGCAGATCCCGGCTGTCGACGGCGACGATCTGGCGGTCCGGGCTGTACATCTCGCAGCGGACCAGAAGTGCCGCATCGTCCCCGACCTGCCCGCGCAGGCGGGCGATCTCGTGTGCCACGACGCTTTCGGCCACACGGTGCGGGTCGGCGTCAGCCCGGGGCGTTCCGACGCCGTACAGCACCCAGCTCTGTCCACCGTCGGCGGAGACGAGCAGCTGCCCACGTGGCCCGGCGGTCGGACCTGCCGCCGGCGCTGGGGCGTCGAACTCCCACCGTCCGCGCCGCAACTGCAGCCAGTCGACCGGCGGCGCCGGTTGCCCGGTGTGCAGACTGACCCAGTCGCGCAGCATCTGCCGGTTCTCCGTCGACGCCCTGCC
Coding sequences within:
- a CDS encoding histidine phosphatase family protein, translated to MDTDVVLVRHGEAHCNLAGIAGGDRGCTGLTLRGRGQVDQAGRRLEWMHHDRQFDVVYAGPRRRVRETAAVISPRLGLTPHIEPRLSGPAHGDADGKPWTDIWEAFGSSPADQPDRPFAAGAESWNAFLARATDCLQNIVTRHAGERILILAHAETVEAMHTLLLGLPAGSSARVAFTVAHASLTRWVHRTPEIGSARWTLVSHNDTAHLIALPTTGFDDVQDGDS
- a CDS encoding AAA family ATPase, which produces MASSDEYRSYAHTLETLLAPGGILSTRSPYATADQALPGGVPSEQRAAIYDRVVDRYLTAHVAQHGQLPHPGRQLSLIVGPPGAGKSSALTAAGAQGMELSGTLMLERDELMRILLHELATQGTLPVPHELRDGLDGIPVVPAELHDLINAEGTYLAHRVAAVARMQDWNVGWQNTLGDLSGMQAGIAEFRRAGYGPPQAICLEASEQVLLDRTYQRWESGRRDVEAGRDTLGRHWVTRAGLSSAFRDQNGSTTTTPASSHRLAVLEQSGQTGRIIVINTTEFPGRVVHDTATHGALRERIARPDAAKIIRRAFPPPERTPPGQDGRRRPQPPPETGNSPRPHR